The Ascidiaceihabitans donghaensis genome includes the window GTGGCAACAAACTGGACATCGCACAATATGCAGCGGGTTATGCATTGGCTTTTGCCATTGTCGGCACCATCTGCGTCGTGATCTTGCAGCGCGTGGGCGTCTGATGTTCATTCCCTTCTTTGAGAGCCTGCGCAACAACGGCGTGCCTGTGTCATTGCGCGAATTTTTGGCGTTTCTGGAAGGTATGAAAGCGGGGCTTGCGACCTACGACATCGAAGCCTTCTATTATTTGGCCCGCGTCAGCATGGTCAAAGATGAACGCAACATCGACAAATTCGACCGCGCCTTTGCCGCGGCTTTTGAGGGTTTGGAAAACATTTCCATCGAACTGGTCATGGAGGCTGTCGATATCCCGTCCGATTGGCTGAAGAAGTTGGCCGAAAAACACCTGTCCGAAGACGAAAAAGCCGAGATCGAGGCCATGGGCGGCTTTGAAAAGTTAATGGAGACGTTGAAAAAGCGTCTTGAGGAACAAAAAGGCCGCCACCAAGGCGGCAATAAATGGGTCGGCACGGCTGGCACCTCGCCTTTTGGGGCCTACGGCTACAACCCCGAAGGCGTCCGCATCGGCCAAAAAGAATCGCGTCACCAAAAGGCAACCAAAGTCTGGGACAAGCGCGAATTCAAGAACTTGGACGACACAGTTGAACTGGGCACGCGCAACATCAAGGTCGCTTTGAAGCGATTGCGCAAATGGGCCCGTGATGGCGCACAAGACGAATTGGACCTGAATGGGACCATCCGCGCCACGGCTGAAAATGGTTACTTGGATGTGAAAACACGGCCAGAACGCCGCAACGCCGTTAAGGTTTTGCTGTTTTTGGACATTGGTGGCTCAATGGACCCGCATGTGAAAGTCGTTGAGGAACTTTTTTCGGCTGCGCGCACAGAATTCAAACACATGGAACACTTCTATTTCCACAACTGCCTTTACGAAGGCGTATGGAAAGACAACCGCCGCCGCTGGGACGCACAGCAATCCACCCATGAAGTACTGCGCACCTATGGCCCTGATTACAAATGCATTTTTGTGGGCGACGCATCCATGTCGCCCTATGAGATCGCCTACCCCGGGGGCGCGAACGAACACTGGAACCCCGAAAGTGGCCAAGTCTGGCTGGAACGGGCGCGCGATCAATGGTCGTCACATCTGTGGATTAATCCCATCCAAGAGAAATATTGGAACTACACCCATTCCATCACCATGATCCAAGAGATCTTTGGCAAAGACCGCATGGTGCCGATGACATTGAACGGGTTGGAGCGCGGGATGAAGGAATTGACCCGTTAGGCGGCCAAGGGCCGTATTTAGTTCCGGTCTTTATGCCGCCGCACATCAATGACAGAGCATTCAAGCAACCCGAGCTTTACGCGCAGTTTGTAAACCTCCGCTGTGTCTTGTCCTTTGAACCGTGCGCCATACCTGCGGCAATCTGCCAAAGCGTCCGAAACAGCACGCGCTTCATGCCCACGCCCCCACCGCGCAACTGCAAAAAATCCGTTCACAGCAAACGCCGCGTAATCACGCGGGTATCGGCGGGTATTTTTCAAATATGTCTGTTCGAAGTACTCTAACTGCGCCAAGGACAGGCCAGTCGCATTTGTAGTGCTAACGGTCAACGAGGTCGGGATTGATACTGCCACAATTTTGCAATCCGATGTACCGCCCAAGATGTTGCATTTGCCCCGGACAAATTCTTGCACCTTTGCCTGACTGGAAAAACCTGTTTCTGCATCCCAACGGCCCGTTGACGGGCTTGCAGCAAAGGCCCCGAAATATGAGCGTTTTTTGGTAAAGCTTCGTAACTGCTTTGTTTGCTCTGCGCTCAAACCGGTGTCGTCGATGACCAAAACCTTTGCTTTTGTGCCGAAGGTTTGAAGCTGTTGCGCCTGAGCCTGCATTGGCACATGCACTGCAAAAGCCGCGACGGCCACACAAATTAGGTTTGTCAAAAACGTCATTTCACTATCTCCACGACCTACTGTTCAAGGGATCTCACCCGTCGTCTTGC containing:
- a CDS encoding apolipoprotein acyltransferase, which translates into the protein MIIWGGAAFGAIIGGFTAQRRGGNKLDIAQYAAGYALAFAIVGTICVVILQRVGV
- a CDS encoding vWA domain-containing protein — protein: MFIPFFESLRNNGVPVSLREFLAFLEGMKAGLATYDIEAFYYLARVSMVKDERNIDKFDRAFAAAFEGLENISIELVMEAVDIPSDWLKKLAEKHLSEDEKAEIEAMGGFEKLMETLKKRLEEQKGRHQGGNKWVGTAGTSPFGAYGYNPEGVRIGQKESRHQKATKVWDKREFKNLDDTVELGTRNIKVALKRLRKWARDGAQDELDLNGTIRATAENGYLDVKTRPERRNAVKVLLFLDIGGSMDPHVKVVEELFSAARTEFKHMEHFYFHNCLYEGVWKDNRRRWDAQQSTHEVLRTYGPDYKCIFVGDASMSPYEIAYPGGANEHWNPESGQVWLERARDQWSSHLWINPIQEKYWNYTHSITMIQEIFGKDRMVPMTLNGLERGMKELTR